The Trichosurus vulpecula isolate mTriVul1 chromosome 3, mTriVul1.pri, whole genome shotgun sequence genome includes a window with the following:
- the ATP6V1B1 gene encoding V-type proton ATPase subunit B, kidney isoform, with the protein MATKVESRLSDILSTLGAAAGAQEHIQAVTRNYITHPRITYRTVCSVNGPLVVLDNVKFAQYAEIVTFTLPNGTQRSGQVLEVAGTKAIVQVFEGTSGIDAQKTTCEFTGDILRTAVSEDMLGRVFNGSGKPIDQGPEVMAEDFLDINGQPINPHNRIYPEEMIQTGISPIDIMNSIARGQKIPIFSAAGLPHNEIAAQICRQAGLVKKSKDVIDYHEDNFAIVFAAMGVNMETARFFKSDFEQNGTMGNVCLFLNLANDPTIERIITPRLALTTAEFLAYQCEKHVLVILTDMSSYAEALREVSAAREEVPGRRGFPGYMYTDLATIYERAGRVEGRAGSITQIPILTMPNDDITHPIPDLTGFITEGQIYVDRQLHNRQIYPPINVLPSLSRLMKSAIGEGMTRKDHGDVSNQLYACYAIGKDVQAMKAVVGEEALTSEDLLYLEFLQKFEKNFINQGPYENRSVFESLDLGWQLLRIFPKEMLKRIPQSVIEEFYPRETLHQALPPSPGPTDTSDASDSML; encoded by the exons CCTACAGGACTGTGTGCAGCGTCAACGGGCCCTTGGTTGTTCTGGATAACGTAAAG TTCGCCCAATATGCCGAGATCGTTACCTTCACCCTCCCAAATGGCACTCAGAGAAGTGGACAGGTCCTGGAAGTGGCTGGCACTAAGGCCATCGTTCAG gtatttgaagggacTTCGGGGATCGATGCCCAGAAGACAACCTGTGAGTTTACTGGTGACATTCTCCGCACTGCCGTATCAGAAGACATGCTAG gTCGAGTTTTCAATGGTTCTGGCAAACCCATTGACCAAGGGCCAGAGGTTATGGCTGAAGACTTTCTGGACATCAATG GTCAGCCAATCAACCCCCATAACCGAATCTACCCTGAGGAGATGATCCAGACAGGCATCTCACCCATCGACATCATGAACAGCATTGCCCGGGGCCAGAAGATCCCCATCTTCTCTGCAGCTGGACTCCCCCATAATGAG ATCGCTGCACAGATTTGCCGCCAAGCAGGGCTGGTGAAAAAGTCCAAGGATGTTATTGATTATCATGAGGATAACTTTGCCATCGTGTTTGCAGCCATGGGG GTAAACATGGAGACGGCTCGATTCTTCAAGTCTGACTTTGAGCAGAATGGCACCATGGGCAATGTCTGCCTGTTCCTGAACCTGGCCAACGACCCCAC GATTGAACGGATCATCACACCCCGCCTAGCCCTGACTACAGCTGAGTTCCTTGCCTATCAGTGTGAGAAGCATGTGTTAGTCATACTAACAGACATGAGCTCCTATGCAGAGGCTCTGAGAGAG GTCTCAGCTGCCAGGGAGGAGGTACCTGGCCGGCGTGGTTTCCCTGGGTACATGTACACAGATCTGGCCACCATCTATGAGCGGGCAGGCCGAGTGGAAGGCCGGGCAGGTTCCATCACACAGATCCCCATTCTCACGATGCCCAATGACG ATATCACCCACCCCATCCCTGACCTGACTGGCTTCATTACGGAGGGACAGATCTACGTGGACAGACAACTGCACAACAGACAG ATCTACCCTCCCATCAACgtgcttccctccctctcccgTCTGATGAAGTCGGCCATTGGGGAGGGCATGACGAGGAAGGACCATGGTGACGTCTCAAACCAGCTG TATGCTTGCTACGCCATTGGAAAGGACGTTCAGGCCATGAAGGcagtggtgggggaggaggcCTTGACCTCAGAAGACCTTCTGTACCTTGAGTTTCTGCAGAAGTTTGAGAAGAATTTCATCAACCAGG gcCCCTATGAAAACCGAAGCGTATTTGAGTCCCTGGACCTTGGCTGGCAGCTGCTGCGCATCTTCCCCAAAGAGATGCTCAAACGGATCCCCCAGAGCGTCATAGAAGAGTTCTACCCTCGAGAGACCTTGCATCAGGCCCTGCCCCCAAGCCCAGGCCCCACTGACACCTCTGATGCCTCTGACTCCATGCTCTAA